In Nostoc piscinale CENA21, the genomic stretch ACTTTGTTACGCACCAAGTTTAAAATTTACTTGCGATTAAATAATGCAATTAACGGATTTTGAGTAACTAACATTTGATTGAGTGCTTCCAGCGCGGTTTTTTGATCACGAACATGAGCATCAATAAATAAACCAAGAATTTGGGCAATTAAATCTCGAAGTTCTGCTTCTGGCTGTGTCGCAGGAAAGTCAGGAACTGGTCTACTAATAGTGGTATCAAAGGGATGGGTAACAGAAAAATGGTTTGCGCCTTCTAGAATCAGCAAATAACTATCATCTCTATCACCTGCGATCGCTTCTTGGAAAGTCCTGATAATAGGAGTTGTTGGTTGTTCCCAAGTTACGCCATAGTTATGGCTACTGTTCGCAATCACGCCATCGCAACTTCCGCCAATCAAGAGTAAAGGTAAGGAGTCTGGTAAGGGTAAGATTGTCCCGGCTTTATATCCCAGTTGTACAGTTGCTGCTGTATGTGCGCCATAAGCAAAGGCGGCTACTACCTGTGAACAAAATCCAGGATCTGCACTTTCAATTGCAACTCTACCACCAGCCGAATGTCCACCCAGAATAATTTTGTCTAAATCAAGTAAGCCAGCCAAAATCCCTTCCACTTGCAAACGTTCCAAGGTTCGCAGCAATGTGGGTAAAGCTGAAGCTGTCGCCCCTTGACCATAAATACCCGGAGCCAGCATACTCAAATCAACACCGGGAGTCATCGCCACAAACCCAGGTATATTTTCCGCAATCCAGGAAAATGTCACAACTACCAGCCCAAACTCGGCTAATCTCACCGCCAACCATTGATATATTTCGGGGCCACAGTTAATCCCGTTGAACAAAATCACGACTGGAAACGTAGATGCTTGAGCTTCAGCAGGAACAAGACTTAAATTTTGTTCTAGTTCTGGGTAGAAAACCTTGAGGTGAATACTGTTATATGGTGGCGAAATATCTTCAACTGTCGCAGCTTGGAAAAATGCTCGAACTTTCATAACAAATCAGTGATGGAAAATTGGCGCTGGCGATCGAGTTCTTGCAGTTTAATTTTTTCGTTATAAAATGCCTCATAATAAGCCCGCCATTTTTCTGGTTCTACTTCTGGATCTGTTTGTTGCCATAATTCTAAAAAGTGACGATAGCGTTTTTTCACGCAATACTCTTTCCATACAAGCAGTTGCGGCTTGGACAACTTGCGGGGTGCGGAGTATCTCTTTTTTACTGGTTTCATTTAAATGAAACAAATGCGAAATTAATTCGATTTCTTCATCTAATTCTAAATATCTGTCTTGCACAATAGAAATTAAATTAACTTGCTCATTGGTTAATTCTAAAATCTGTCTCCACAAAAAGCGATGATGAGACAAACTAAAATCTAAATTTCGTTCCTCAAGTTCGTTAATAATCGCTGGTCGCTGTTCGGGACAGTGCAGATAAATTCGCAATAACAAAGCTTCGGCTTGTTCTAACAGACTTTTATCTGTTTGTGGGACTGGGGCTTTTTTGTGACTACTCGATTCTCTTTTTGTGGGGGTTGGTTGAGAAAATTTAACTACATTCGGAGCAATTTGAGTCAGCAAATTTTCCACCCGTAAGGGTATTAATCTCGCATCTCCCAAGCTGAGAATTTCTGCACAACGCGAAACATAATAGTTGCGAGTATCGGTGTTAACTATATTTTTGAGTAACTTAACTATTTGCTGGGTTACTTGCTGAAAATCAGTTGCTTGTTTTAAATCGCGGTCTTTGGTAATTTGCTGAATTTGCCAATCTAACCACAGTGGCGCATTTTGCAACAAACTTTGATAATCTTCTGTGGTGTGAGTATGCAAGTATTCATCAGCATCTTTACCATCAGGAATATTCAGAATCTTGAGTTGGACTTCACCTTTGTAGGCTAAATCAGCAATTTCTCCAATTGCTCTTTCTGCGGCGTTAGTCCCGGCTTTATCAGCATCAAAGTTGAGAATTAACTGTTTTGAGTCGGTGTAACGTAACATTAACCGGACTTGTTCTAAACTCAGGGCTGTACCCAAAGAAGCCACAGCATTGTTAATCCCCGCCGCATGGAGAGCGATCGCATCAAAATATCCTTCTACTACCACAGCTTGGTCAACTTGAGCAATTCCAGTTTTGGCTAAGTCAATGGCGAATAAAGTTTTACCTTTATTGAATAGTTCTGTTTCCGGTGAATTGAGATATTTTGGCTGCTCATCCGTGAGAGTGCGCCCACCAAACGCAATCACCCGCCCTTGAATATCGCGGATGGGAATCATCAGGCGATCGCGGAAAACATCATAATAACCGCCCCCTTCTTTGCGAGGCTTAATCAAGCCTGCCTTTTCTACCAACTGCACAGGATAATGTTTATTTTCCACCAAATATCTATACAGCGTTTCCCAACCAGCCGGGGCGTAACCCAAGCCAAACTGCTGAATAGTTGCTTCTTTTAATTTCCGGTTCACCAATAAATACTGCAATGCCTTTTGCGCTTGGGTTTGACGCAGGGCGTGTTGATAAAAATTGGCTGTGGCTGCGAGAACTTCATACAATTGTTCCCGCAACGATAATTGACGCTGTAATTCTTGTCTTTGTTCAGGTTCCAGGGTTTGGACATTCACTTGATAGCGCCGCGCCAAATCCAGCACCACTTCTGTAAACGACTGTTTACCCAAATCCATCAAAAACTTAATTGCATTTCCCCCAGCATTACAGCCAAAGCAATAATACATTTGCTTAGTTTGACTGACGGTGAAGCTAGGACTTTTCTCATTATGGAAGGGACACAAACCGATAAAATCTTTACCACGCTTGCGTAAAACTACGTGTTCTGATACCACATCCACAATATCAGCACGTTGTTTAATTTCCTCAATTGTGTCTGGGTGCAAGCGGGGAATGTACATACAAGTAGGTCGGTGTAAATAATTATTGTTGGAATAAGGCAGGGGGCAGGGAGCAAGGGGAGAAAGCGTTTGAGCCTTATTTACTTTTCTTTACATAGTTTGGTTTTATTGCATCGACTTACTTAGTTATTAGTTCTTGGTTAACAAGAGGAAAAGGGTCAAGGACTAAGGACAAATGACTAATGACAAAATACTTCTGATAGCTATTATATTCTTGTTGCTAGACGAAGAATTATGTATAGAATTGCTTACGCTTAACTTTTTAAGAGGAAATACTGAAGATGGGGCGTATTTTTATTTCGGCGGCACACGGAGGCAAAGAAGCAGGAGGAATCGATCCAGGTTCAATTGCTGGGGGAACTACGGAAGCCAGAGAAATGATTCTGCTGCGAGATTTAATTGTTACAGAACTGCGGGCGCGGACATTTGAAGTTTTGGCTGTTCCTGATGATTTAAGCGCCGCCGACACCATCACTTGGATTAATTCTCGTGGTCGTCGCGGAGATGTCGCCCTGGAAATTCATGCTGATGCAGCTAGTAGCCCAACGGTGCGTGGAGCTAGTGTATTTTATATTGCCAGTAATAATGAGCGTAAAAGTAATGGTGAACTGCTGTTAGTTGGTTTATTACGCCGTGTTCCCCAATTACCCAATCGCGGAGTCAAACCAGATACCGATAGTGGCTTGGGACGTTTAGCTTTTTGTCGTCAAACGACACTGCCTTCATTATTAATGCAGGTGGGATTTCTCAGCAGCCCCGATGACCGCGCCTTGCTGCAAAACCGCCGCCGTGATTTTGCTTTGGGTATCGCTGATGGTTTGGCTTCTTGGAGTCGTGTTATTGACCCCACACCAGGAACTCCCACGGAACAAACCTATCCATCGATTAATATCAACATCAACGGTCAGAACTACTCAGAACAAGGAATATTAGTTAATGGTAATGCTTATATTCCCATTGATTTAGTAGACCGCTTGCGAATTGATTTAACAACAGCCCAAAATGTCAACCGAATTACATATCGCCGAGTTGTATATGTCAAAGCTGTAGAACTCCGAGATTTTAATATTTCTGTTGCTTGGGATAGCGCCACACGTACTGTTAAATTACGTTCAAATTTAGTAATTTGCCCTGGTCAAATTGATCAAATTATCTCCCGTGGCAATACTTCCGAAGTGCAGCTACAACTATTTCTGCGAAATAACAATGAAACTGCTTTAGCTAAGTTTCCTGACATTCCAAAACTGTATCGAGAAGAAGCCACAATTGAAGGTGTGAATTACGATATCGCCTTTTGCCAAATGTGTGTTGAAACAGGTTTTTTACGCTTTGGTGGTGATATTAGACCAGAACAAAACAACTTTGCTGGACTTGGTAGCATTGGCGGTGGTTCTGATGCAGCTGCGTTTGAAAGTGCCAGAATTGGAGTCAGGGCGCATATTCAACATTTAAAAGCTTACGCCAGTTTAGAACCGTTGGTAAATGAAGTGGTTGACCCTAGATTTCGCTTTGTCACAAGGGGAATTGCACCTTTAGTTAGTCAACTTTCTGGTCGTTGGTCAGCAGATTTAGATTATGGGGCAAGAATTACGGCAATGGTGCAGAGATTATACGAGTCAGCCGGATTTATGTAACTGTGAACTATCTCCCACCTCGGCGCTACAATAGCGATCGCGTCCCTGTTTTTTAGCATTGTACAGTGCTTCGTCAGCCGCAGCGATGAGTGTATCTGGCTTGATGTCTAACTTGGGAATCATAGAACTAATCCCCAAACTCACAGTAACAATCTTCTTAACATCAGATTTGACATGGGGAACAGCCAGATCATGAATTGCTTGCTGAATTCTTTGGGCTACATTTATCGCTCCTGTTATATCAGTATTGGGTAGGATGACGAGAAATTCTTCGCCACCGTAACGTGCTACCAAATCGGCCGGACGATAAACAACATTTTGAACGGTTTGTGCTACTTTGATCAGACAATCATCACCTGCAAGATGACCATAATAATCGTTGTAAAGTTTGAATTGATCAACATCAAATAAAATTAGTGATAGGTATTGTTGGTCTCGTGCAAGGCGCTTCCATTCTGCTTGTAGTTTTATATTTAAACAGCGTCGATTCGCTACCTGAGTCAAGCCATCAAGATTGATTAGTTTTTCGAGTTTGCGATTTGCATCTTCCGCATTTTCTTTAGCAATGACTAACTCGGCAGTTCTCTCTTGGACTCGTTGTTCTAAAGTTGCCAAAGATGTTTGTAATTGAAGTGCCATATTATTAAAAGATGTCGCCAATTGACCAATTTCATCTTTAGAGTTAATTTTGGCGCGGATATCTAAGTTACCTGCGGTAAATTGAGCAACAATCTTGGTCAGATATATGATTGGCTTTGTGAATAGTTGACCAATCGCAAAGGCAATGATTGTTACTGTCGAAGCAATCAAAGCAAACAGCAACATAGCATCAGTAATTTGCTTGTCTACGGGTGCTAGGGCAATTGCTAGGGGGCGAATAAATAATACAGACCAAGGTTGATATTTTAAATGAGCGATCGCAATCAAATTTACCTGATTGGCTGTTGTTGATAAAGATGTAATTAAATACGACTGTTTATTATCCAATGCTTGCTTGAGTTGCCACTCATTAGTTGCTAATTTTTCGACAGGATCATTAGGCAACAGACTTTTTTTTTTGGAGTTGCGTCACAACCTCCAAAGGCAGAGGTACAATTGATTTAAATAGTAGTTCTGGTGCTGTACTATGTGCCAGATAAATATGATTTTCGTCTAACAGAATCGCAAAGGCTTTAGCCCCAGCCCGTTCAGTTTCTCTCGTAACTAATTGCTGCACCACAGTTGCATTGTAGGCAACACGCAATACACCCAATATTTCACCTTTGGCATTGCGGACTGGGCTACTAAAAAACAGGGTAACAAGCTCAGGAATTTGCGGCGATCGCTTCATGCTAGAAACAAAAGATAAGCCAGTTTGCAGTGGTTGTTGAAAATAATCTGCGGCTGATTCATCTGTGCCAATATTCGATGTGTGGGTATCCAAGACATTTTTCCCATTTAAATCGAGCAAAGAATACGAGAGAATATTCAGCATATCTTTGCGACTGAGACGAATTAAAGTTTCTGTCGCCAATTGCATTTCCTGGCTATTATTTCGTTGTTGTGGAGTTAAGCTCAGGTAGCGTGCCAATCCTGGTAAAATTGCTTCTACCCGCACCGCATTCAGATTGGCATCAATAAAGGCATCGATTCTATTAGTTGTTTCGTTAGCCGCCGCAGATAAAGCCTGTTTTGCATTTTCAGTCAGTGCTGTTTCTGTTGTTTGTTTGTTGATACAAGACAATAACAGCAAGGGAATCAAAGCCACAATCAGAAACGAAGCAATTAACTTACTCCGAATACCACCCAAAAATGTTCGCTGCATAGCTTTAAATTATGAGGGAGGGTTCACAAAGGTAGAATTAAACAAACCTTTTAACTCTGGAAGGCGTGTGACGTTTCCAGCGCGAATAAAAAAGTCTGCATATATCTTGGCAGTTTTGTAGATGGAATGAGGGTTACTAGATTGAAAAAATTTGCGATTCTCGGCTAAATCAGTGAGGTTTATTCCCTCTAGAGACAGAGTATGACTGGGAATATTTAAGGCTTTGCTAATGATAGCGTTTCCTTCCTGAAGATGGGCTTCCCAATAAGTCGAGGCTTGCAGCCAAGCCCGCACAAATCCACGAATATCTTCGGGGCGATCGCGAATGATATCTTTACGAAAGACCATCATATCTAAAATCAAGCCAGGGGTTTGTTTACTGGAAAATAGAATATGTCCCCCTAATTTCACAGCTTCTGCAAGATGAGGTTGCCAAGTATGTCCGGCTTGAATCACATTATTCTTCAGACGTTGAGGAATGTCTAAAGCTTCTGATTGTACGAAGCTGATATCATCACTAGTTAAGTTTGCACTTTTCAACATTTCCGTCACAAAAACTTCGCTAAAACCACCGAGATTTGCCCCTAGCTTCTTCCCTTTCAAATCAGCAACAGTTTTAATTTGTGATTTGGCAACTACCACATCTGCACCTGTTGATTCATCGATCACAATCACTCCTTGAATATCAGGATTTGTGGCATTCAAAATGATGAAACTTCCTAATGATAATGAAATGCCATCATATTTACCTGCACTGAAATTTGCTTGTTCCAATTTGGCGTATCCGTATCTTTTATAAACGATTTTTACATCTACCCCTTGGGCTTGGAAGAATCCTTTTTCTTGTGCAATTATTCCTGGATACTCCCCAACAAAAGAGCCAAATAGCACTTTCAAAGGCGGACGTTGTAATTTTGTTGGCGCTGAACTATGACAAGCCAATAGCAAACAAGCTGTAATGAAAAAAAGACTTACGTATCTCAGTAGTTTAAACATCAAATTTGGAACTACGTCCATAAATCATCGCTATTACTGTGATTGCTCATATAGCAAAGTACTGAGTTGAAAGTGCTGATTACATTGATGGCGGAAGAATACCCAGTTGTTGCATCAAAGCCATGATATCGGCTTGTCCCCAATGTTCTACAACTTTGCCGTCAACAATCTGGTCTATGTGCATCACGGCAAATTCCACTTGCTGACCTGTGGGTGGAAAACCTAGTAATTCTCCCGCATGAGTACCGCTAAATGTGCCACGGGTAACGACTTTATCATTCTCCACAATCACATCTGCAAATGTATGCTTTCCATCAGGAAAAGCATTACGCATCATCAACCCATACTCGATAAAACCATCAAAATCGAGAGGTTGCGATGCGCCTGTTGTATGGGCGATAAAATTTGCGGCGATAATTTTTTTGGCTTGTTCAACACTGCCATTGTCAAAGGCTTGGTAAAATTCCAGGGCAATGGCTTTGTTTTGTGCGGTAGACATGGTTGATGACTGACAGGATATTAAGCATTTAAATACCCTTATATTTACCCACAGTCAATAGTTTATGACTTACGCAGTTAGCCACAAAATCAAGAATTTAGCCAAGGATGAAAGAATGTAGGGATGTATGTATCCAAAACCCTTTCACCCCAAACCCTTTCACCCTTGCACCCAATCTTCACAGACAATCTTGGTGGGTAAGTCCTATTTTAAAATCGCTGACCTATGCCTAGATGCACTTTACTTTCGCCTTGGTCGTTAATACCATAGTCAGCCCGAATTAACCCTAGTGGGGAATCTAAGCGCACACCTGCACCATAACCAAAACCAAAACCGGGTTTATCACGCGCACCCGCCGGATCTCCTAAAACGGTGCTACCAGAACCCAAATCTGAGCCGATGTCAGCAAATACCACACCACCAACAATGGGTAAGATGGGGAAGCGGTATTCTGCGGAAGCTAAAACGTAACTGCGTCCACTGCCGACTTTGCCTGCATCGTAACCGCGTATAGAGTTGGAACCACCCAAATTAAAGGCTTCGTAAGGTGGTAAATCGCCAATGACTGTACCAGCTTGGACATTTAAAGCGAATACTTGCGGTTGTTTACTGTCAAATACTTTGACAGGCACATATTGACTGAAATTGGCGGTGACACGGTTGAGGGAGATATTACCTTCACCGATGGGAATTGATTGTTCTGTACTTAATTTGAGTAAGGAACCTTGAGTCGGGTTGAGTGGGTTATCGCGTTTGTCTTTAGCGGCCGTAAAAGATACAGTAGTTAAGTCATCAATCCCTGTACCACTGGCAGATAAGGGATTACCTTGGGCATCGGTTGAATTGATATTACCTTGGCGATCGCGGATTGTTGTCCGAGTATAATTCAATCCGAGGGAAGCATCCCAGCCATCAATCGGTCTTTGCAAGCTGACACTTCCGCCAATTTGCCCTTCCCGCACTTTATCACCGTTGGCTAACTTAATAGTGTCGTCAAAGGTTTCGGAAAGTTCTTGGCGACGAAAACCGTTGATGGTGTAACCTAAAGTGTCAGGATTGTTGGGACGATAGGGATTAATTAATTTCCCGTCAAATTGCAAATCACGACTACTAACACCCACATTCAAGTTTAAAATATTGTTCTTCCCGGCAACATTTTGGTCTTGATAATTAACAGTACCTATAATGCCTTGATTAGCGTTATAACTTCCACCCAAATTAATTGCTCGTGCGCCATTTTCTTTAAGTTCATAAACTAAATCTAATTTATTGGCATCACCTTCTAAAGCAACATTTACACTCGAAAATAAACCTGTACGATATAGTTGTTGAATATCTTGCTGGACTAATTTTTCTTGAAATACTTGCCCTGATTGCAGTTTAATTTGCTGCCGTAAAAATTCTGGTTTAGTCCGTCCAGTAACGGGATTACCTTTACTATCTACAGTTTGACCTTCATCGTTGACAAAGCGGAATTTAATATCGCCTACTAAACCTTCGGCGACGTTGATGTTAAGTATTCCCTCCCGACTGGGTTTAATTGATAGCACCCGCGCCAAGTTATAACCGTTGTCGGCGTACCATTTATTGACCTGTTCCACGGCTTTTTGCAGTCCGGCGGGGCTGATGGCGCTACCAAATTGTGGTTGAAAACGTTCGAGAACGACTGGATAAGTTAGTACCTTTGCACCGGAAAGTTGCAGCGATCGCACTATTACTGGTTGCACTTGATAAGTTACACTCAACCCTGCGGCTGTGCTGCGGCTATTAAAATTGGCGCTGGTAAATAAACCAGTCTCTAAAATTGCGGCGACATCTTGTTGTAGCTGGTTTTGGCTGGTGTCTCCCCCAGGCTGGGTTTTAATCACGCGGCGGACAATTTCTTGCAATTCCGCAGTTGCGCCTACTATCTGGACATCTGTAGCAGTGACGACTAAGTTATTATCTGTCGGTAAAGTAGTCTTGCTTTGATTAACTGGAGTCAGTACTACAGGAGATTTTTTATTAATAACTATGGATTTTTGGGAAAATTGCGGTGTAACGACGGTTTCCGGCGCTGAAATGGCTTCTGTGCGTATGGGAGTTTCTTCAATTACCGGAACTACGACATCTTTTTTAGTCTCGTTGGCTGGGGTAGTTGGTACAGCTAGTGCTTGTTGAGTGGCATTACTAGCCGCTAAAGTAGCTAAAGTTAAAATTGCGGTTTTAGAAATTTGCATAACAAATAATTACTAATTCGTAATTCGTAATTGAAGTATGCCAGCCTACGCTACTACTGTGTTGATTGGGTTTAACCAAAACCACAGTAGTTCCCTCAATTTATTGACGGAAGTAATAAGCTTCAAACCCCTAGCTAACTTCTATGGGTTAATTACGAATTATCAATTACAAATTATGTTGACAGTTAATCTTGATGTTTTGTTTCGTATGAGTCATTCACCATCTGCAAGTTCTCGGTTACGCTTACTATTTTTAAGTAACGGTCATGGCGAAGATATAATCGCAGTCCGAATTGTGCAAGCATTCCAGCAACAATCAAAACCACCAGAGATGTTTGCTTTACCGTTGGTGGGTGAGGGACATGCTTATCAAAATTTGGGTATTCCTTTGATTGGTGCAGTACAGACAATGCCTTCTGGTGGTTTCATATATATGGATAACCGCCAACTGATGCGGGATGTGCGCGGCGGTTTAGTACAGTTGACTCTCAGTCAAATTCAAGCGATGCGGCGGTGGGTGAGTTCGCAAAAAAAATCAGGTAAACAAGCAGCAATTTTAGCGGTGGGAGATATTGTCCCGTTGTTGTTTGCCTATTTTAGCGGCGCGAATTATGCTTTTGTTGGCACAGCAAAATCTGAGTATTATGTGCAGGATGAAACAGGATTGTTACCACGCCAATCTAAATCTGCACGGTGGGAAAATTTTTCTGGTTCAATTTACCATCCTTGGGAACGTTGGTTGATGAGTCGTCGCCGTTGTCGGGCGGTGTTTCCCAGAGATAGTTTGACTACGGAAATCTTAAAACAATGGCCGATTCCGGCTGTTGATGTGGGAAATCCGATGATGGATAACTTAGAACCTAGTTTTCCCTTGCAACGATTTTACACTGCTGATATCCAACAACAAGAACTCGCAAGACCATTAGTTGTCACGCTGCTTCCTGGTTCTCGCCCACCAGAAGCTTATCAAAATTGGCAATTAATTCTAGAAGCTGTATCTGCACTGCTGGCTAGTTTTCAAGAACGAGATGCAGCAGGGCATAGTTCTGGTAATGTAGTGTTTTTAGCAGCGATCGCACCCAGTCTAGATACCAGCCAATTCACCTCTAGCTTACAAGTCCAAGGTTGGCGACCCCACACAACAGCCCCGATTTCTCTACCTGATGCCAATACTTTAATTTATCAGCAACGCAATGCTTATTTACTAATCTCTCAACAAGCTTATAACGATTGTATACATTTGGGAGATGTGGCGATCGCAATGGCGGGGACTGCTACAGAACAATTTGTTGGTCTAGGCAAGCCTGCGATCGCAATTCCCGGCCAGGGGCCACAATATAATTATGCTTTTGCCGAAGCCCAAAGCCGTCTTTTAGGCTCTTCTTTAATTTTAGTTGAGCAACCATCACAAGCAGCGAAGGTGTTGCGATCGCTGCTACAACATCCTGACAGCTTACAAATCATCGCCGAAAATGGTTTGCGGCGAATGGGTCAACCAGGTGCGGCTAGGCGAATTACTGAGATTTTGCAGTCAAGGTTGGGGTGATTGTGGGCGGCGAATTCTGGTTTGTATAAGCAATAGCCAACAGTTGATGGTGGATATTCACACAGAATTCATTACACACATTCTCTTACTGTTCCTTGTTCCCTACCTCCACGAATGAATTTAATTTTGTGCAACTACTTAGGCAACTAACCCAGAACGTAACGCACGCACGGCGGCTTGGGTACGGTCATCAGCGCAGAGTTTGTTTAAGATGTTACGGACGTGGGTTTTAACTGTACCAACGGTGATGTATAGTTTTTCGGCAATTTGGCCGTTACTGCAACCGGCAACGATTAATTCTAAAATTTCTAATTCTCGCTGAGTCAGGGGATAGGTTTCGAGAACTTGTTCGTATTCTGTGGCTAAGGCTTCAATTTTCACGGTCTTGGGTTTGTCACCATTTTGGGCTTCACCGGGAATACCTTGGCGCATTTTGCGTAATACTACATTAGCGATCGCTGGATCAATCCAAGAGTTACCACTGTAAGTTGCTTGGATGGCTTCTGTTAACTTGCTTATACTAGTTTCTTTCATATAGTAAGAGTCTGCACCCGCCGCAAAAGCCGCCAATACTGCATCCTCTGTGTGATCCATTGTCAAAATCAGGATTTTGGTAGCTGTTTGTCCCGTCTCAGCTTGATAACGTCTATATTTGCGGGTGAGTTCAATCCCATCCATATCAGGTAAGCCAATATCTACTACTGCAACATCTGGCTTTGCCGTTTCCAACAGTTTCATTCCTTGGGTGGCGTTAGCAGCTTCTCCAATTACTTTCAACCCGCTTTGCGACTGTAATGCAGCCTTTAGCCCCATTCTGGTTAAATCGTGATCCTCAATTAAAATAATGCTGATTTCGTTCATCACTATACTCACTCTTCGTACTATTCGCGTCTTATGAAGTACGCTTTTGTCAATAAATTAATCTATGTTTTTCCAAACCAAAGATAGATGATCTGCCAATGCCTTTGCATCCACCGATAGAAGTATGATTTTCCCAGTTTTTAAAATGGATAGATACAAATATCTAGCCAAAGATGTATGGATATTCTACAACCAAATATGAAATATTTATCTCAATTTCTCGCCTTTAATAACCTTTCGTAATATTTAGCGTAATCATTGATAGTTATTGTAGAGAGGTTGTGTACAACATTTCTACATCATTTACAGAGTACAGTTTATTCTAGAATTGGTATAGCCATCCTCAATGAATTA encodes the following:
- a CDS encoding N-acetylmuramoyl-L-alanine amidase — encoded protein: MGRIFISAAHGGKEAGGIDPGSIAGGTTEAREMILLRDLIVTELRARTFEVLAVPDDLSAADTITWINSRGRRGDVALEIHADAASSPTVRGASVFYIASNNERKSNGELLLVGLLRRVPQLPNRGVKPDTDSGLGRLAFCRQTTLPSLLMQVGFLSSPDDRALLQNRRRDFALGIADGLASWSRVIDPTPGTPTEQTYPSINININGQNYSEQGILVNGNAYIPIDLVDRLRIDLTTAQNVNRITYRRVVYVKAVELRDFNISVAWDSATRTVKLRSNLVICPGQIDQIISRGNTSEVQLQLFLRNNNETALAKFPDIPKLYREEATIEGVNYDIAFCQMCVETGFLRFGGDIRPEQNNFAGLGSIGGGSDAAAFESARIGVRAHIQHLKAYASLEPLVNEVVDPRFRFVTRGIAPLVSQLSGRWSADLDYGARITAMVQRLYESAGFM
- a CDS encoding lipid-A-disaccharide synthase-related protein: MSHSPSASSRLRLLFLSNGHGEDIIAVRIVQAFQQQSKPPEMFALPLVGEGHAYQNLGIPLIGAVQTMPSGGFIYMDNRQLMRDVRGGLVQLTLSQIQAMRRWVSSQKKSGKQAAILAVGDIVPLLFAYFSGANYAFVGTAKSEYYVQDETGLLPRQSKSARWENFSGSIYHPWERWLMSRRRCRAVFPRDSLTTEILKQWPIPAVDVGNPMMDNLEPSFPLQRFYTADIQQQELARPLVVTLLPGSRPPEAYQNWQLILEAVSALLASFQERDAAGHSSGNVVFLAAIAPSLDTSQFTSSLQVQGWRPHTTAPISLPDANTLIYQQRNAYLLISQQAYNDCIHLGDVAIAMAGTATEQFVGLGKPAIAIPGQGPQYNYAFAEAQSRLLGSSLILVEQPSQAAKVLRSLLQHPDSLQIIAENGLRRMGQPGAARRITEILQSRLG
- a CDS encoding response regulator transcription factor — its product is MNEISIILIEDHDLTRMGLKAALQSQSGLKVIGEAANATQGMKLLETAKPDVAVVDIGLPDMDGIELTRKYRRYQAETGQTATKILILTMDHTEDAVLAAFAAGADSYYMKETSISKLTEAIQATYSGNSWIDPAIANVVLRKMRQGIPGEAQNGDKPKTVKIEALATEYEQVLETYPLTQRELEILELIVAGCSNGQIAEKLYITVGTVKTHVRNILNKLCADDRTQAAVRALRSGLVA
- a CDS encoding ABC transporter substrate-binding protein; protein product: MFKLLRYVSLFFITACLLLACHSSAPTKLQRPPLKVLFGSFVGEYPGIIAQEKGFFQAQGVDVKIVYKRYGYAKLEQANFSAGKYDGISLSLGSFIILNATNPDIQGVIVIDESTGADVVVAKSQIKTVADLKGKKLGANLGGFSEVFVTEMLKSANLTSDDISFVQSEALDIPQRLKNNVIQAGHTWQPHLAEAVKLGGHILFSSKQTPGLILDMMVFRKDIIRDRPEDIRGFVRAWLQASTYWEAHLQEGNAIISKALNIPSHTLSLEGINLTDLAENRKFFQSSNPHSIYKTAKIYADFFIRAGNVTRLPELKGLFNSTFVNPPS
- a CDS encoding dienelactone hydrolase, which translates into the protein MKVRAFFQAATVEDISPPYNSIHLKVFYPELEQNLSLVPAEAQASTFPVVILFNGINCGPEIYQWLAVRLAEFGLVVVTFSWIAENIPGFVAMTPGVDLSMLAPGIYGQGATASALPTLLRTLERLQVEGILAGLLDLDKIILGGHSAGGRVAIESADPGFCSQVVAAFAYGAHTAATVQLGYKAGTILPLPDSLPLLLIGGSCDGVIANSSHNYGVTWEQPTTPIIRTFQEAIAGDRDDSYLLILEGANHFSVTHPFDTTISRPVPDFPATQPEAELRDLIAQILGLFIDAHVRDQKTALEALNQMLVTQNPLIALFNRK
- a CDS encoding ester cyclase, which gives rise to MSTAQNKAIALEFYQAFDNGSVEQAKKIIAANFIAHTTGASQPLDFDGFIEYGLMMRNAFPDGKHTFADVIVENDKVVTRGTFSGTHAGELLGFPPTGQQVEFAVMHIDQIVDGKVVEHWGQADIMALMQQLGILPPSM
- a CDS encoding BamA/OMP85 family outer membrane protein; amino-acid sequence: MQISKTAILTLATLAASNATQQALAVPTTPANETKKDVVVPVIEETPIRTEAISAPETVVTPQFSQKSIVINKKSPVVLTPVNQSKTTLPTDNNLVVTATDVQIVGATAELQEIVRRVIKTQPGGDTSQNQLQQDVAAILETGLFTSANFNSRSTAAGLSVTYQVQPVIVRSLQLSGAKVLTYPVVLERFQPQFGSAISPAGLQKAVEQVNKWYADNGYNLARVLSIKPSREGILNINVAEGLVGDIKFRFVNDEGQTVDSKGNPVTGRTKPEFLRQQIKLQSGQVFQEKLVQQDIQQLYRTGLFSSVNVALEGDANKLDLVYELKENGARAINLGGSYNANQGIIGTVNYQDQNVAGKNNILNLNVGVSSRDLQFDGKLINPYRPNNPDTLGYTINGFRRQELSETFDDTIKLANGDKVREGQIGGSVSLQRPIDGWDASLGLNYTRTTIRDRQGNINSTDAQGNPLSASGTGIDDLTTVSFTAAKDKRDNPLNPTQGSLLKLSTEQSIPIGEGNISLNRVTANFSQYVPVKVFDSKQPQVFALNVQAGTVIGDLPPYEAFNLGGSNSIRGYDAGKVGSGRSYVLASAEYRFPILPIVGGVVFADIGSDLGSGSTVLGDPAGARDKPGFGFGYGAGVRLDSPLGLIRADYGINDQGESKVHLGIGQRF